Proteins found in one Phycisphaerae bacterium genomic segment:
- a CDS encoding PEP-CTERM sorting domain-containing protein (PEP-CTERM proteins occur, often in large numbers, in the proteomes of bacteria that also encode an exosortase, a predicted intramembrane cysteine proteinase. The presence of a PEP-CTERM domain at a protein's C-terminus predicts cleavage within the sorting domain, followed by covalent anchoring to some some component of the (usually Gram-negative) cell surface. Many PEP-CTERM proteins exhibit an unusual sequence composition that includes large numbers of potential glycosylation sites. Expression of one such protein has been shown restore the ability of a bacterium to form floc, a type of biofilm.), whose amino-acid sequence MSGTRIQVGTAILVGMLLLVSPAAGGVRYSEQGGIQQIWITADAFTARSMSDGTPDYFPDPKANAPLSGSAYYFGKDVNHAGSWSHSGGYQEDWWVQYEIPKSALPAHFNLTGDWGVWFRSQIADAAEYGGTPGGNPDMFWDSDWLFVNGHPSDLNVSNPTEADWQAALAGRANDDDRVLQNFIWVDPDYIGGVRPNWTWLNTEQPDDRDFLAKTFNLVDDKITFRLYEREAGVYNGRIDVICFARTGHPDKPGFVDYVPTDADFLASVPEPSSLLLLLAGTMFLRRRS is encoded by the coding sequence ATGTCCGGTACACGAATACAGGTTGGCACTGCCATCCTTGTGGGGATGCTCTTGCTGGTCTCACCAGCAGCCGGGGGTGTCCGCTACTCGGAGCAAGGCGGTATCCAACAGATATGGATCACCGCGGATGCCTTCACCGCCCGCAGCATGAGCGACGGGACACCCGACTACTTCCCGGATCCGAAGGCCAATGCCCCGCTCAGTGGCAGTGCCTACTACTTCGGCAAGGATGTCAATCACGCCGGCAGTTGGTCGCACAGCGGCGGCTATCAGGAGGACTGGTGGGTTCAATACGAGATTCCGAAGAGTGCGTTGCCGGCCCACTTTAATCTGACGGGGGATTGGGGCGTCTGGTTCCGCAGCCAGATTGCTGATGCGGCTGAGTACGGTGGGACGCCGGGTGGAAATCCTGACATGTTCTGGGATTCCGACTGGTTGTTTGTAAACGGTCATCCCTCCGACCTGAATGTCAGCAACCCCACAGAGGCCGATTGGCAGGCGGCCCTGGCCGGCAGAGCCAATGATGACGACCGCGTTCTCCAGAACTTCATTTGGGTGGATCCCGACTACATCGGCGGCGTCCGGCCCAACTGGACCTGGCTGAACACTGAGCAACCCGACGATCGGGATTTCCTGGCCAAGACCTTCAATCTGGTCGACGATAAGATCACCTTCCGGCTGTACGAGCGGGAAGCCGGTGTCTATAACGGGCGGATCGACGTGATCTGCTTTGCCAGAACCGGCCATCCAGACAAACCGGGCTTCGTGGACTACGTGCCGACGGACGCGGACTTCCTGGCATCTGTGCCCGAACCGTCATCGCTGCTGCTGCTGCTTGCGGGCACGATGTTCCTGAGAAGGCGGTCGTAG
- a CDS encoding deoxyribonuclease IV — protein sequence MAKRESNVPAGQRRFGAHMSIAGGVHAAFRRAVEVGCDCFQVFVKNQRQWSAPVLTVEAVRLWEAARSRTGLGPVVAHATYLINLASPDRALWRRSIHSYTDELRRCERLGIVGLVVHPGSHNGRGEGWGIRRIAAALNVIHARTEGSRTRTVLETTAGQGTGIGWRFEHLAGIISQTDAPHRIAVCVDTCHLFAAGYDLTTDAGYAETFQAFDRIIGLDRLLCFHMNDSKKPLGSRVDRHEHIDKGRLGRSAFRRLVNDPRFLGRPMILETPKGADTRGRDFDRVNLRFIRSLLREPDT from the coding sequence ATGGCGAAGAGAGAATCCAACGTACCGGCCGGCCAGCGTCGCTTCGGAGCTCACATGTCCATCGCCGGCGGCGTACACGCGGCTTTTCGCCGGGCGGTCGAGGTCGGATGCGACTGTTTCCAGGTATTCGTCAAGAATCAGCGGCAATGGAGCGCTCCGGTCCTGACGGTCGAGGCGGTCCGCTTGTGGGAGGCGGCCCGAAGCAGGACGGGGCTCGGCCCGGTCGTGGCCCATGCGACTTACCTGATTAACTTGGCCTCGCCCGACCGCGCCTTGTGGCGGCGCAGCATCCACTCGTACACCGATGAGCTGCGCCGTTGCGAACGGCTGGGGATTGTCGGGCTGGTGGTGCATCCGGGCTCACACAACGGCCGAGGAGAGGGCTGGGGTATTCGCCGGATCGCGGCTGCACTGAACGTCATTCACGCTCGAACGGAAGGCTCGCGCACAAGAACCGTTCTGGAAACCACCGCCGGTCAGGGCACCGGCATCGGCTGGCGATTCGAGCACCTGGCCGGGATCATTTCGCAGACTGATGCCCCCCACCGTATCGCTGTTTGCGTCGATACCTGCCACCTCTTCGCCGCGGGGTATGACCTGACAACCGATGCGGGTTATGCGGAAACCTTCCAGGCATTCGACCGCATCATCGGCCTTGACCGCTTGCTGTGTTTCCACATGAACGACTCGAAGAAGCCGCTGGGCTCGCGCGTTGACCGCCACGAACACATCGACAAAGGCCGCCTGGGCCGCAGTGCTTTCCGCCGCCTGGTCAACGACCCGCGTTTCTTGGGCCGTCCGATGATCTTGGAAACGCCAAAAGGAGCCGACACTCGCGGTCGGGATTTCGATCGCGTCAACTTGCGTTTCATACGGTCGCTGCTGAGAGAACCCGACACCTGA
- a CDS encoding methyltransferase domain-containing protein, translating to MNNPWQYDETIQVGTDYRDENEVRVYDRRMQTLRDVGGEVKDIQRALLLSSDSIVWEIGTGTGECALALAPAVRHVYASDVSPAMLEYARRKAEQRGVSSVTFEKGGFLSGFRPDHPVDGIITQLALHHLPDFWKSRALDVITGSLRPGRRLYLRDVVFPSTTDDYDVFFKTVVDGVRSQAGDEMAQRTIQHIKTEFSTLDWILEGMMIRSGLEIVEKSSTGFVSVYVCERITDGETAKSGNTVPFRPTRFS from the coding sequence GTGAACAATCCGTGGCAATATGATGAGACGATTCAAGTCGGCACGGACTATCGCGACGAGAACGAGGTGCGGGTCTACGACCGACGCATGCAGACGCTGCGCGACGTGGGCGGTGAGGTGAAGGACATCCAGAGGGCCCTGCTGCTCTCGTCGGATTCGATCGTGTGGGAGATCGGGACCGGCACAGGGGAATGCGCCCTCGCTCTTGCCCCGGCGGTCAGGCATGTGTATGCCAGTGATGTCTCCCCAGCCATGCTGGAATATGCTCGCCGGAAAGCGGAGCAACGCGGCGTCAGCAGCGTGACGTTCGAAAAGGGCGGGTTTCTTTCCGGCTTCCGGCCGGATCATCCAGTGGACGGAATCATCACCCAGTTGGCGCTGCACCACCTTCCGGATTTCTGGAAGTCGCGAGCGCTAGATGTGATAACGGGAAGCCTTCGTCCGGGACGGCGACTCTACCTGCGCGACGTTGTCTTTCCTTCAACGACCGATGATTACGATGTCTTCTTCAAGACGGTGGTGGATGGAGTCCGGTCACAAGCAGGTGACGAGATGGCCCAACGGACGATACAACACATCAAGACGGAGTTCTCGACCCTGGATTGGATACTGGAAGGAATGATGATTCGCAGCGGGTTGGAAATCGTGGAGAAAAGCAGCACGGGTTTCGTGTCGGTATATGTGTGCGAGAGGATCACGGACGGGGAAACGGCTAAATCGGGGAACACCGTACCGTTTAGACCCACGAGGTTTTCGTGA
- the nrdR gene encoding transcriptional regulator NrdR, whose product MRCPYCKEINQDKVIDSRLSEGGEVIRRRRVCQFCHKRFTTKERVENEVRLLVIKRDGTRVPYDRSKILAGLQRACYKRPVDDDSLAKLVDAVEDAVFKEHDREVSSQTIGAIVAAKLRDVDPIAYVRFASVYRRFADLGELIDEAKSVYDRSRNDVPGQQSLFE is encoded by the coding sequence ATGCGCTGCCCGTACTGCAAGGAAATCAATCAGGACAAGGTCATCGACTCGCGTCTCAGCGAGGGCGGCGAGGTCATTCGTCGTCGGCGAGTCTGCCAGTTTTGCCACAAACGATTCACCACCAAGGAGCGGGTTGAAAACGAGGTCCGGCTTCTGGTTATCAAGCGCGACGGCACCCGGGTTCCTTACGATCGGTCGAAAATCCTCGCGGGCCTGCAACGGGCGTGTTACAAGCGGCCGGTCGATGACGACTCCCTAGCCAAACTCGTTGACGCAGTGGAGGATGCGGTCTTCAAGGAGCATGACCGGGAAGTCAGCAGTCAGACCATCGGTGCCATCGTCGCCGCGAAGCTGCGCGACGTCGACCCCATCGCCTATGTTCGCTTCGCCAGCGTCTACCGCAGGTTTGCCGATCTCGGCGAACTTATCGACGAGGCCAAGAGCGTCTACGATCGCAGCCGCAACGACGTCCCCGGTCAACAGAGCTTGTTTGAGTGA
- a CDS encoding MBL fold metallo-hydrolase — MASRLIEKTVGGVRLQGFSLAGEETILIAPEMNVAFDIGRAPREAIGIDHICLSHGHMDHAAGLAYYFSQRHFQGNAPGTVLVHHKLVPAIEDLLGVWGRIEGHVSPGIIVGVDEDEDFQLHRSLVIRPFRVCHPGPTLGFSLVEVRKKLKPEFAALSGRQIAELKRSGRIVEDRLEIPRLAFCSDSAIGSFLDRDHVRNAEVLIFECTFFEPEHLERARQGRHTHIDDLPQLFERVRSPHVVLMHMSRRTGIGAAKRYLRKLLKPVDLERLTLFMDLPPQRRSRQADEEA, encoded by the coding sequence ATGGCTTCGAGACTGATTGAGAAGACCGTTGGCGGCGTTCGTCTCCAGGGCTTCAGCCTGGCGGGGGAGGAGACGATCTTGATTGCCCCCGAGATGAACGTCGCTTTTGACATCGGCCGGGCCCCCCGTGAGGCAATCGGAATTGACCATATCTGCTTGTCCCACGGGCACATGGATCACGCGGCAGGACTGGCCTACTACTTTTCTCAGCGCCATTTCCAGGGTAACGCTCCCGGGACGGTCTTGGTCCATCACAAGCTGGTCCCGGCCATTGAGGATCTTCTTGGGGTCTGGGGGCGTATCGAGGGGCACGTTTCCCCTGGCATAATCGTCGGCGTTGATGAGGACGAGGACTTTCAATTGCACCGGTCCCTGGTCATCCGCCCTTTCAGGGTCTGTCATCCGGGGCCGACGCTGGGTTTCTCGCTCGTCGAGGTTCGTAAGAAACTCAAGCCCGAGTTCGCCGCCCTTTCCGGCCGGCAGATCGCCGAGTTGAAGCGGTCGGGGCGAATTGTGGAAGACCGGCTTGAAATCCCGAGGCTGGCGTTCTGCTCCGATTCGGCCATCGGCTCATTTCTGGACCGGGATCATGTTCGCAACGCCGAGGTGCTGATCTTCGAGTGCACGTTTTTCGAGCCCGAGCATCTCGAGCGCGCTCGGCAGGGCCGGCACACGCATATCGACGACCTGCCTCAGCTCTTCGAGCGGGTTCGCAGCCCGCACGTGGTGCTGATGCACATGAGCCGTCGAACGGGCATCGGTGCGGCCAAGCGATATCTCCGCAAGTTGCTCAAGCCCGTCGATCTGGAACGGCTTACGCTGTTCATGGATCTCCCGCCGCAACGGCGGAGCCGTCAGGCTGATGAGGAGGCTTGA
- a CDS encoding AAA family ATPase: MRTIAIANQKGGCGKTTVSINLAACLAREGRRTLLVDMDPQSHCALGLAVPEDQIEVSIHDVMMHRNNGDRIEITRCIWQITANFDLAPSTTALSEFELIGPTLPDAEQRLGDALVSVSDKYDFALVDCPPHIGLLTLNAFHAASEVIIPVDTGYFSLQGLTKQLETLEAIRSTRQSPLEIRVLANLYDVRTKLGREILNELKRKYGHLMCHTFINFNTKLREGASFGQPITEYDPNSMGYRDFARLARELISSGGPEMVPTAILRQADDLAERAEKLLATSKPLFGKGELSQAGDATPATPEEVQKKIEGIYGVHKTNEGVLFATEAPGATSVAIAGDFNNWQPGATLMERNGDGNSFVALLPLPPGRYRYRYVIDGQWRSDPNNEYVESNPFGELNSVVEV, from the coding sequence ATGAGAACCATCGCCATCGCCAACCAGAAGGGCGGTTGTGGGAAAACCACAGTTAGTATCAATCTGGCCGCTTGCCTGGCTCGGGAGGGTCGCCGGACGCTACTGGTCGACATGGACCCCCAGAGTCATTGCGCTTTGGGATTGGCCGTTCCCGAAGACCAGATTGAGGTGAGCATCCACGATGTCATGATGCATCGCAACAACGGAGATCGCATCGAGATCACCCGCTGTATCTGGCAGATTACGGCCAACTTCGACCTAGCCCCCTCGACCACCGCGCTCTCGGAGTTTGAACTCATCGGACCAACGCTGCCGGACGCGGAACAGAGACTGGGCGACGCCCTGGTTTCGGTCAGTGACAAGTATGATTTCGCTCTGGTGGACTGCCCGCCACATATCGGTCTGCTGACACTCAACGCTTTTCACGCGGCGAGCGAAGTGATCATACCCGTGGACACCGGGTATTTCTCGCTTCAGGGGCTGACCAAACAGCTCGAAACCCTTGAGGCCATTCGCAGCACACGCCAGAGCCCGCTTGAGATTCGCGTCCTGGCCAACCTTTACGATGTTCGCACCAAACTGGGCCGCGAAATCCTCAACGAGCTGAAACGCAAGTACGGACACCTGATGTGCCACACGTTCATCAACTTCAACACCAAGCTTCGTGAAGGAGCCAGTTTCGGACAGCCCATCACGGAATACGACCCCAACAGCATGGGTTATCGCGATTTTGCCCGCCTGGCCCGCGAGCTGATCTCGTCCGGCGGCCCCGAGATGGTGCCAACGGCGATTCTGCGACAGGCCGACGATCTGGCGGAGCGCGCAGAGAAGCTCTTGGCAACCAGCAAGCCGCTCTTCGGAAAGGGCGAGCTCAGCCAAGCCGGCGATGCCACGCCCGCCACCCCTGAGGAAGTGCAGAAGAAGATCGAGGGCATTTACGGAGTCCACAAGACTAACGAGGGCGTTTTGTTTGCGACCGAGGCCCCTGGGGCCACCAGTGTGGCCATCGCCGGTGACTTCAACAACTGGCAGCCCGGAGCGACGCTCATGGAGCGCAACGGCGACGGGAACAGCTTCGTGGCGCTCCTGCCATTGCCGCCGGGTCGCTATCGCTATCGGTATGTGATCGACGGCCAGTGGAGAAGCGACCCGAACAACGAATATGTCGAATCCAACCCCTTCGGCGAGCTGAATTCGGTCGTCGAAGTATGA
- a CDS encoding glycosyltransferase produces the protein MVKDDTPNLDPLILERNLAALREVDPELAQRLADLPDASGPPPMPARTRDGRLSFRLKQSDGWMTWFGRTSIPGVRAAALLDRFDAGRANVFFPGMGEGSEVEMLLPRLGAHRAIFVWEPDPVNLKLALRLHDLAAAISAKRLVLMTSGLGQLADALYQWLMRNPGHLCPNQMMMFPWQTPAEIAPIRFAVEQAYQRTERDRQTALAQVHHRWRTMPHPQSPAAGDAPAHVLILALHALDETWSTADALSVAAAKLGWHATVADIRTPGDMHSLARARRVLESPHGPPSFSILLNVIREQVCDVIPAAIPVVCWLSHRGDVFHRARLGAVAVTSPVLLKRALAAGIDQRRLSVCPLPCLGPVELDCLEKERPLDVLLITDAGPIDAAAIAPRLPGYAQLWKGAADLLATQIETFTDDQAERILSRTEAKARARIDEPQVREEILRNLTCQLAPSLLCRFLAGQLKASGLSFRIHGPGWTAAFPEHASPPLTTIRQKVDVLRCAKVVIHADVTGLLTGDALLAAGCGAAVIARRHPSNTLPGGLETLLAPDHEVLTFLTGRELIQAVRRLLEDAACRCDLAAMAVRRCLADHMPEARLETLKAAATSVF, from the coding sequence ATGGTCAAGGACGATACACCCAACCTCGACCCACTCATCCTCGAGCGCAACCTGGCCGCCCTGCGTGAGGTCGATCCGGAACTCGCCCAGCGATTGGCCGATCTGCCTGACGCTTCCGGTCCCCCGCCGATGCCCGCCCGCACTCGCGACGGCAGACTCAGCTTCCGGTTGAAGCAATCTGACGGATGGATGACATGGTTCGGCCGGACCTCGATCCCCGGCGTGCGGGCCGCCGCCCTGCTCGACCGATTCGATGCGGGCAGGGCCAACGTCTTTTTCCCTGGCATGGGCGAGGGCAGCGAGGTCGAAATGCTGCTGCCTCGCCTAGGCGCTCATCGCGCGATTTTTGTCTGGGAACCCGATCCGGTAAACCTGAAGCTGGCCCTGCGGCTGCACGACCTGGCCGCCGCCATCTCAGCGAAGCGACTTGTCCTGATGACATCGGGCCTGGGACAACTGGCTGACGCCCTGTACCAGTGGCTGATGAGGAACCCGGGGCACCTTTGCCCCAACCAGATGATGATGTTTCCCTGGCAGACCCCGGCCGAGATCGCCCCGATTCGGTTTGCCGTCGAGCAGGCGTACCAACGAACCGAGCGGGACCGCCAGACCGCTCTGGCCCAGGTGCACCATCGCTGGCGTACAATGCCACACCCGCAAAGCCCTGCGGCCGGGGACGCTCCGGCACACGTGCTGATTCTAGCCCTCCACGCGCTCGATGAGACGTGGTCGACCGCCGACGCCCTGTCCGTAGCGGCCGCAAAGCTGGGCTGGCATGCCACGGTGGCAGATATCCGAACGCCCGGCGACATGCATTCGCTCGCCCGGGCGCGACGCGTTCTCGAATCGCCTCATGGCCCGCCGAGCTTCTCCATCCTGCTCAATGTCATCCGCGAGCAGGTCTGCGATGTCATACCCGCCGCGATACCCGTGGTCTGCTGGCTCAGCCATCGGGGGGACGTGTTCCATCGTGCCAGGCTGGGTGCGGTGGCGGTCACAAGTCCGGTCCTTCTCAAGAGAGCGCTGGCTGCGGGCATCGACCAAAGACGCTTATCCGTCTGTCCGTTGCCTTGCCTGGGCCCCGTCGAGCTGGACTGCCTTGAAAAGGAACGACCACTGGACGTGCTTCTGATCACCGACGCAGGCCCGATTGACGCTGCCGCGATTGCGCCGCGTCTGCCCGGCTATGCCCAGCTCTGGAAAGGCGCTGCGGATCTACTGGCGACCCAAATCGAAACCTTCACGGACGACCAAGCGGAGCGGATCCTGAGTCGAACCGAGGCGAAAGCACGTGCCCGTATCGACGAGCCGCAGGTGCGCGAGGAAATCCTGCGAAACCTGACCTGCCAGCTTGCTCCCTCGCTCCTGTGCCGCTTCCTCGCCGGCCAACTGAAGGCAAGCGGGCTCTCATTCCGTATCCATGGACCAGGCTGGACAGCCGCTTTTCCGGAGCATGCCAGCCCGCCTTTGACGACGATTCGCCAAAAGGTTGATGTGCTTCGCTGCGCCAAGGTTGTTATTCACGCCGATGTGACCGGCCTGCTGACCGGTGATGCGCTGCTTGCGGCCGGGTGTGGAGCCGCCGTGATCGCCCGCCGACATCCCTCGAACACCTTGCCGGGGGGCCTGGAGACGCTGCTCGCGCCCGACCACGAGGTGCTGACTTTCCTGACAGGTCGCGAGCTCATCCAAGCGGTGCGCCGCTTGCTCGAAGACGCGGCGTGCCGGTGCGACCTTGCCGCCATGGCTGTGCGACGATGCCTTGCAGATCACATGCCAGAAGCACGTCTTGAAACCCTGAAAGCTGCCGCAACCTCCGTATTCTGA
- a CDS encoding nucleotidyl transferase AbiEii/AbiGii toxin family protein, with the protein MAIVREVTDPDQALNQLREYLQTLILRSFHESEAFRPLAFVGGTALRFLHGLPRFSEDLDFSLVTADGYAGREWMSKVKRDLTLGGLNAEVTWNDRKAVHTAWVRLPGILHDAGLAAMPDQKLAIKLEIDTRPPAGARCERRVISRHLTFLVQYYDLPSLLSGKLHAAITRRYAKGRDWYDLMWYLSRQPPVEPNLPLLQNALDQTHGVGRYDAKAWATLVRDRVRSIDMKRIQEDVRAFLERPLDAALLNNENLLGLLPTEGPTDCTPDPP; encoded by the coding sequence TTGGCAATCGTTCGAGAGGTGACCGATCCCGATCAGGCCCTCAATCAACTGCGGGAGTATCTCCAGACGCTCATCCTGCGGTCGTTTCATGAATCCGAGGCGTTCCGCCCGCTGGCTTTCGTCGGAGGGACCGCGCTTCGCTTCCTGCACGGTCTTCCGCGGTTCTCGGAGGATCTCGATTTCTCGCTGGTCACCGCTGATGGCTACGCCGGCCGGGAGTGGATGTCCAAGGTGAAGCGAGATCTGACCCTCGGCGGGCTCAACGCCGAGGTGACGTGGAACGACCGCAAGGCGGTGCACACGGCGTGGGTGCGACTTCCTGGAATCCTCCATGACGCGGGGCTGGCGGCGATGCCCGATCAGAAGCTGGCCATCAAACTGGAGATCGACACCCGGCCACCGGCCGGGGCACGCTGCGAACGCCGGGTGATCAGCCGACACCTGACTTTCCTGGTTCAGTATTACGATCTGCCATCCTTGCTGTCGGGCAAACTCCACGCAGCCATTACCCGGAGATACGCCAAGGGACGTGATTGGTACGATCTCATGTGGTACCTGTCGCGGCAACCGCCCGTGGAACCGAATCTGCCGCTCCTGCAAAATGCCCTTGACCAGACGCACGGAGTTGGCCGTTACGATGCGAAAGCGTGGGCGACGCTGGTTCGCGATCGAGTTCGTTCTATTGACATGAAACGGATTCAGGAAGACGTCCGTGCATTCCTCGAACGTCCGCTGGATGCCGCCCTGCTGAATAACGAGAACTTGCTTGGACTGCTTCCGACGGAGGGACCCACGGACTGCACGCCCGATCCGCCGTGA